One Oncorhynchus keta strain PuntledgeMale-10-30-2019 chromosome 23, Oket_V2, whole genome shotgun sequence DNA segment encodes these proteins:
- the LOC118402315 gene encoding angiopoietin-related protein 3-like, with amino-acid sequence MKLTLTFMFVLVASWTMVLCSKGEPMSEDPPLLQVPAVEARSRFAALDDVRLLANGLLQLGHSLRDFVHKTKGQINDIFQKLNIFDNSFNQLSVLASEIKEEEEELKKTTVVLKANNEEIKSLSLEINSKVESILQERSQLQSKVGGLEEKLSGLSQGLVPAEQLAEISTLKDVIHTQERSIAELLKAVREQSDQLVQQRSKIKTLEEKLTYNPSMQETIEKPSDNFQSVTPDLTGYLTNTSVNGSFDMTDLPSDCCELFTRGERASGMYTIKPNQSEPFMAYCDMDQDGGATIIQRRKDGSVNFDQNWEKFENGFGDFQGEFWLGLKKVHSLASQGDSFLNIQLEDWKQGKRFIEYNFSLDGPEAHYTIHLSQASGNLPDAMSNHTGMKFSTKDRDNDNLEDSHCAYTYTGGWWFNACGDTNLNGRYIHVRSKGRSECRRGIHWKPTRGASYYLRSTQISIRSTPTTTATSTSSETGNFR; translated from the exons ATGAAGCTAACGCTAACATTTATGTTCGTACTTGTGGCTTCTTGGACAATGGTCCTCTGCAGCAAGGGAGAGCCCATGTCCGAAGACCCTCCCCTCCTTCAGGTTCCCGCCGTCGAGGCCCGCTCCCGCTTCGCCGCTCTGGACGACGTGCGTCTCCTGGCCAATGGTCTCCTCCAGCTTGGCCACAGCCTCAGGGACTTCGTCCACAAGACCAAGGGCCAGATCAATGACATCTTCCAGAAACTCAACATATTCGACAACTCCTTCAACCAGCTCTCTGTGCTGGCCAGCGAGAtcaaggaggaagaggaggagttgaAGAAGACTACGGTAGTACTCAAGGCCAACAACGAGGAGATCAAGAGCCTATCGCTGGAGATCAACTCCAAGGTGGAAAGCATACTGCAGGAGCGTAGCCAGCTTCAAAGCAAGGTGGGCGGGCTGGAGGAGAAATTGAGCGGCCTGTCTCAGGGCCTGGTGCCCGCCGAGCAGCTGGCTGAGATCAGCACACTGAAG GATGTGATCCACACCCAGGAGAGAAGCATTGCTGAGCTGCTGAAGGCTGTGAGAGAGCAGAGCGACCAGCTTGTTCAGCAGAGGAGCAAGATCAAGACTCTGGAGGAGAAG CTCACCTATAACCCTTCCATGCAAGAGACCATTGAGAAACCATCTGACAACTTCCAGTCTGTCACGCCAGACCTCACTGGGTATCTGACCAACACCTCTGTAAATGGCAGCTTCGACATGACAG ATCTCCCATCAGACTGCTGTGAGCTATTTACCAGGGGCGAGAGAGCCAGTGGAATGTACACCATCAAGCCTAACCAATCCGAGCCCTTCATGGCCTACTGTGACATGGATCAAG ATGGAGGGGCTACTATAATCCAGAGAAGGAAGGATGGGTCCGTGAATTTCGATCAGAATTGGGAGAAGTTTGAAAACGGATTTGGAGACTTTCAAG ggGAGTTCTGGCTGGGTCTGAAGAAGGTCCACTCCCTGGCTAGTCAAGGTGACTCTTTCCTGAACATCCAACTGGAGGACTGGAAACAAGGCAAACGCTTCATCGAATACAACTTCTCTCTGGATGGACCAGAGGCCCACTATACTATCCACCTCTCACAGGCATCCGGAAATCTGCCTGATGCAATGAGCAACCATACCGGTATGAAGTTCTCCACTAAGGACCGGGACAATGACAACCTTGAAGACTCACACTGCGCTTACACCTACACAG GTGGCTGGTGGTTCAACGCTTGTGGAGACACCAATCTGAACGGGAGATACATCCACGTGAGATCCAAGGGACGTTCAGAGTGTAGGAGGGGAATCCACTGGAAGCCCACCAGAGGGGCCTCCTACTACCTCCGATCCACCCAGATCTCCATTCGCTCCacccccaccactacagccacctcAACCTCCTCAGAAACAGGCAACTTCCGCTGA